One segment of Thermoanaerobacter kivui DNA contains the following:
- a CDS encoding Gfo/Idh/MocA family oxidoreductase, giving the protein MKNSQITLLNTNATETKQSLQYIPLVIVGLGPHSKRIYFHFLIKHGMAPQIIVELSSKKQDVEKFLKQKRLDGTLVYYVDDSVKYNEVLPEKVQSELKKLLSQNRITHAIISTEPKAHFSYIRFFLQSDIHILVDKPITSPVDVANDERMAKKIIDDYSAIIDVYKEKKKKGINCIVQCQRRWHEGYMFIRRLLKDTISKYQIPITSMEIYHCDGMWNMPDEFLFRENHPYKYGYGKLFHSGYHFFDLMSWMISLNNILEQKKIDNVELYTAVIRPNDFL; this is encoded by the coding sequence TTGAAAAACAGTCAAATAACCTTATTGAATACAAATGCAACTGAAACCAAGCAAAGTTTGCAATATATTCCATTAGTGATAGTTGGATTGGGACCTCATTCCAAACGAATTTACTTTCATTTCTTAATAAAACATGGAATGGCTCCCCAAATAATCGTTGAATTATCATCTAAAAAACAAGATGTTGAAAAATTTTTAAAGCAAAAAAGACTAGATGGGACTTTGGTTTATTATGTGGATGATTCTGTCAAATATAATGAAGTATTACCCGAAAAGGTTCAATCCGAATTAAAAAAACTTTTGTCCCAAAACCGTATTACCCATGCTATTATTTCTACAGAGCCAAAAGCCCATTTTTCATATATCCGATTCTTTTTACAATCCGATATTCACATATTAGTGGACAAGCCAATCACTTCGCCTGTAGATGTTGCTAATGATGAAAGAATGGCAAAGAAAATAATAGATGATTATAGTGCCATTATCGATGTTTACAAAGAAAAGAAAAAGAAAGGTATAAACTGCATAGTTCAATGCCAACGAAGATGGCACGAAGGATATATGTTCATACGTAGGTTGTTAAAAGACACAATTTCCAAATATCAAATACCTATCACCTCAATGGAAATATATCATTGTGATGGAATGTGGAATATGCCCGATGAATTCTTGTTTAGAGAAAACCACCCATATAAATATGGTTATGGAAAGCTATTTCATAGTGGGTATCATTTTTTCGACTTAATGAGTTGGATGATTTCCCTGAATAACATTCTTGAACAAAAGAAAATAGACAATGTTGAACTATACACAGCAGTAATAAGGCCAAATGATTTTCTTTGA
- a CDS encoding phosphatidylglycerophosphatase A family protein — protein sequence MKDIAINLLKERGVTLEDMAKLVMELQKKYYVLTLEECIENLHAVLEKREVQNAILTGIALDKLAEKDALEEPLLSILKRDEPLYGIDEILALSITNVYGSIGLTNFGYLDKVKPGIIGKLNEDKEKKCNTFIDDLVAAIVAAACARIAHSKKEVL from the coding sequence ATGAAAGACATTGCCATAAATCTTTTAAAAGAACGTGGAGTCACATTGGAGGACATGGCAAAATTGGTAATGGAGCTTCAAAAAAAATATTATGTCCTTACATTAGAAGAGTGCATAGAAAACTTACATGCCGTCCTTGAAAAGAGAGAAGTTCAAAACGCAATTCTAACAGGCATCGCTTTAGATAAATTGGCAGAAAAAGATGCGCTGGAAGAACCGCTTTTATCAATTTTAAAAAGGGATGAACCTTTATATGGCATTGATGAAATCTTAGCTCTCAGCATAACAAACGTGTACGGCTCTATTGGGCTTACTAATTTCGGCTATCTTGACAAAGTAAAACCTGGAATAATAGGTAAACTAAATGAAGATAAAGAAAAAAAGTGCAATACTTTTATTGACGATTTAGTGGCTGCTATAGTAGCTGCTGCTTGTGCCAGAATTGCCCATTCTAAAAAAGAAGTTTTATAA
- a CDS encoding phenylacetate--CoA ligase family protein, with the protein MINEIFFGEKKDKIYSALKNVLENVPYYRENWGFKLPPIEKFDYSFFQQFVPILEKDEVRTHNDQFISTRYDKNELTFDVTSGTTGNPLLCYKSKKERLKRANELWKQRRMFVPDLSVYDRFARFYAYRMNEEYLITNKVLHRGNELHIPLFDYSEDRIEEYLSEISQFHPRWMHGPSTAIFNLAKHAKSKKIDLKIELIELNGEFVTDIQQSLIKEVFQCKVANHYGSREFWAMAYSCEEGHLHVLDESLFIESIYNESLQDYELVVTSLSNDAWPLIRYKIGDVGTIEKISCNSHSSSYVLHLKKGRIADYFTLAGNKYINAITFSGIIRGLSNIKGSLVVYQYQVLKVAENELIIKLCMNKENAENIKSFIVRLGTEIRKIIGNEIILHFKIVDSIQPDPKTGKCRDFVDLTKKGVEYERALLE; encoded by the coding sequence ATGATAAACGAAATATTTTTTGGTGAAAAAAAAGATAAAATTTATTCAGCTCTGAAAAACGTACTGGAAAACGTTCCGTACTATCGTGAAAATTGGGGTTTTAAATTGCCTCCAATAGAAAAATTTGATTATTCCTTTTTCCAACAATTTGTGCCGATTTTAGAAAAAGATGAGGTTAGAACTCATAATGACCAATTTATTTCTACCAGATACGACAAAAATGAACTAACATTCGATGTAACAAGTGGGACAACAGGAAATCCTCTCCTTTGTTACAAGTCAAAAAAGGAAAGGCTAAAAAGAGCAAACGAACTTTGGAAGCAACGAAGAATGTTTGTTCCAGACCTATCAGTGTATGATAGATTCGCTCGCTTCTATGCTTATCGCATGAATGAAGAGTATTTAATCACTAACAAAGTTTTGCACCGAGGCAATGAGCTTCATATCCCTCTTTTCGATTATAGTGAAGATAGAATAGAAGAGTATTTGAGTGAAATATCTCAATTTCATCCAAGATGGATGCATGGTCCGTCTACTGCTATTTTTAATTTAGCCAAACATGCAAAATCGAAAAAGATTGATTTAAAAATTGAATTGATAGAACTTAATGGAGAATTCGTTACGGATATCCAACAGTCCTTAATTAAAGAAGTCTTTCAGTGTAAAGTGGCAAATCATTATGGAAGCCGAGAATTTTGGGCAATGGCTTATAGCTGCGAAGAAGGTCATTTGCATGTATTGGATGAAAGCCTTTTTATTGAGTCTATATACAATGAATCTTTGCAAGATTATGAACTGGTCGTCACTTCTCTGAGCAACGATGCATGGCCTTTGATTCGATATAAAATCGGGGACGTAGGAACCATCGAAAAAATCAGTTGTAATTCTCATTCATCTTCTTATGTGCTTCATCTAAAAAAGGGAAGGATAGCAGATTACTTTACACTTGCAGGGAACAAATATATCAATGCAATTACGTTCTCTGGTATTATACGGGGACTGAGCAATATTAAAGGCAGTTTGGTGGTTTATCAATATCAAGTCCTTAAAGTAGCGGAAAACGAATTAATCATAAAGTTATGCATGAACAAAGAAAATGCTGAGAATATCAAATCATTTATTGTTCGATTAGGAACAGAAATTCGAAAAATCATTGGGAACGAAATCATTCTTCACTTTAAGATAGTCGATTCTATTCAACCAGACCCCAAAACAGGTAAGTGCAGAGATTTTGTAGACCTAACAAAGAAAGGGGTAGAATATGAAAGGGCATTATTGGAATAA
- a CDS encoding helix-hairpin-helix domain-containing protein — translation MPYFSKKQQYAIVVLLCLILAFSGYVIYKNYKLKNEFVVNASNDSMPVERPVDSEENKEKSLEIKVYVTGLVKNPGVYTMEEGERVIDAINKAGGPLEEADLTNINLAQKVKDEQMIIVPKKGETNNISPTSTIQKNEKININTATKEELQTLPGIGPVTAERIIEFRENKGSFKKIEDIMNVPRIGPKLFEQIKDKITVD, via the coding sequence ATGCCTTATTTTTCAAAAAAACAGCAATATGCTATAGTTGTTTTATTATGCCTTATACTGGCATTTTCAGGATATGTAATTTACAAAAATTATAAATTAAAAAATGAATTTGTCGTCAATGCAAGCAATGATAGTATGCCAGTGGAAAGACCTGTAGATAGTGAAGAGAACAAAGAAAAGTCTTTAGAGATAAAGGTATATGTCACAGGATTGGTAAAAAATCCGGGAGTTTATACTATGGAAGAAGGAGAAAGAGTAATAGACGCTATAAATAAAGCAGGAGGACCTTTGGAGGAAGCAGACCTCACAAATATAAATCTCGCGCAAAAAGTTAAGGATGAACAAATGATAATAGTTCCAAAAAAGGGTGAAACAAATAATATTTCTCCTACTAGTACAATACAAAAAAATGAAAAAATAAATATAAATACTGCGACTAAAGAAGAATTGCAAACTTTGCCAGGAATAGGACCTGTGACGGCTGAAAGGATAATCGAATTTAGAGAAAATAAAGGTTCTTTTAAAAAAATTGAAGACATAATGAATGTTCCGAGAATAGGTCCTAAATTGTTTGAGCAGATAAAGGACAAAATTACTGTAGATTAG
- a CDS encoding class I adenylate-forming enzyme family protein, whose product MSIVYWRYLAKWENSPKIAIKQKNRSISYSELYEKSTLAARQIQKEKKPNIGIYLPNSIDYAISYFGITLAKKCIVPIPIEFTIKEIRDTVLHCELSAIITNLANLEKLKPLKMAFPQSLRILTIEDLLSNNNISEQENNIPLASESSEHDVAIMLCSSGTTGSSKRVMLTHHNLITNIKSNILSLSFNQDDITLIVLPMYFGYCNTAQFLTHLYVGATIVINEPPFTPQSLLSTIQKEKITNFTAVPSILVMLMQFKRKDQYDLHSLKMVCFGGGIIAEEIIKGLIEAFPTVGFVHTYGLTEASPRLTCLLPSDALRKIGSVGKPIPFVQVKVVDENGKEKKIGEVGEIIAFGENIMKGYYKDEEATRKAIRNGWLYTGDLGYFDEEGYLYIVGRKKNIIISKSINILPEEIEKVLLNHPLVKEVCVTSEPDEVLGEAVIAKVVPSSSMPSTEIENILEDYCRENLATFKIPKRIDIVPSLDKTYTGKIKRNYNERR is encoded by the coding sequence TTGTCTATTGTATATTGGCGATATTTAGCAAAGTGGGAAAATAGTCCCAAAATAGCGATCAAACAAAAAAACCGCTCGATTAGTTATTCAGAGCTATATGAAAAATCAACTCTTGCTGCAAGGCAAATACAAAAAGAGAAAAAACCGAATATCGGTATTTATTTACCCAATTCGATTGATTATGCTATATCTTATTTTGGAATTACTTTAGCGAAAAAGTGTATTGTGCCGATTCCAATTGAATTTACAATAAAAGAAATTCGAGACACTGTCTTGCACTGTGAGCTAAGTGCAATTATTACCAATCTCGCCAACTTAGAAAAACTTAAACCATTAAAGATGGCTTTCCCCCAATCGCTTAGGATTCTAACCATAGAAGATCTTTTAAGTAACAATAATATTTCAGAACAAGAAAACAATATTCCCTTGGCTTCCGAATCCAGCGAACATGATGTTGCCATTATGTTATGTTCGTCTGGAACTACAGGTAGCTCTAAACGAGTTATGCTAACCCACCATAATTTAATTACTAATATCAAGTCCAACATTTTATCTTTAAGTTTTAACCAAGATGATATTACCCTAATCGTTCTTCCTATGTACTTTGGATATTGTAATACTGCCCAATTCCTCACTCATCTATATGTAGGAGCGACCATTGTAATTAATGAACCTCCTTTTACACCACAGTCTCTTTTAAGCACTATTCAGAAGGAGAAAATTACAAATTTTACAGCAGTTCCGAGTATATTGGTTATGTTAATGCAGTTCAAAAGAAAAGATCAATATGACTTGCATTCCCTAAAAATGGTTTGTTTTGGAGGAGGAATTATTGCAGAAGAGATCATTAAAGGTTTAATTGAAGCGTTCCCAACTGTTGGGTTTGTTCATACGTATGGCCTAACAGAAGCATCACCCCGATTAACCTGTTTGCTTCCCAGTGATGCACTTAGGAAAATAGGCTCAGTAGGGAAACCAATTCCTTTTGTTCAAGTGAAAGTTGTTGATGAAAATGGGAAAGAAAAGAAAATAGGAGAAGTCGGAGAAATTATCGCATTCGGGGAAAACATCATGAAGGGTTACTATAAAGACGAAGAAGCGACCCGAAAAGCGATCAGAAATGGTTGGCTTTATACGGGTGACCTTGGATACTTTGATGAAGAGGGATATCTCTATATTGTTGGAAGAAAGAAAAACATCATTATAAGTAAGAGTATCAATATATTACCCGAAGAAATAGAAAAAGTGTTATTAAATCATCCATTGGTAAAAGAAGTGTGCGTAACAAGTGAGCCAGATGAGGTTTTGGGAGAAGCTGTCATTGCAAAAGTAGTTCCTTCCAGTTCAATGCCAAGCACCGAAATAGAAAATATATTGGAAGATTACTGCAGGGAAAATCTTGCTACTTTTAAGATCCCGAAAAGGATCGACATTGTTCCTTCCTTAGATAAAACTTATACAGGAAAAATCAAGAGAAATTATAACGAAAGGAGATAG
- a CDS encoding NUDIX domain-containing protein has translation MYPNYRISVEIILLHEGKVLLTKRAPHCKVAPNVWNVPAGKIKYDEIPIQGMYREAKEEINLDVELLEELSVRNIKSKSGDEDIYRVVFTYLVKPKNDDISSLKLNDEHSEYAWVTKEDLNNPKYETLHEDIRNILLTEVFK, from the coding sequence ATGTATCCTAATTATCGAATTTCTGTTGAAATCATTTTACTGCATGAGGGGAAGGTTCTTTTGACTAAACGTGCACCGCATTGCAAGGTCGCTCCGAATGTCTGGAATGTTCCAGCAGGAAAAATAAAATATGATGAAATTCCCATTCAGGGTATGTATCGAGAAGCAAAAGAGGAAATCAATTTGGATGTGGAATTGTTGGAAGAGCTATCAGTTAGAAATATAAAAAGTAAAAGTGGAGATGAAGATATATACCGAGTTGTGTTCACGTATCTTGTCAAACCCAAAAACGATGATATTTCTTCGCTCAAACTGAACGATGAACATTCCGAGTATGCTTGGGTTACCAAAGAAGATCTCAATAATCCAAAATATGAAACACTTCATGAAGATATACGGAACATTCTTTTAACGGAAGTGTTTAAGTGA
- a CDS encoding coproporphyrinogen-III oxidase family protein — protein MYPSQFAYRPIKVDFNCWRKVREVNLYYHIPFCKWKCPYCTFFMTVHYDDEVAARYIDKVNEQFNFINSYFEEPMVVKSICFGGGTPNSIPVDLYEKIFDTLRKANVIFHEDLEPSMEVSPEILDEPYIKRLAEIGIKRLSLGVQSLDKDLRKSINRKENLNIYDIVDILRKYNLNINFDVMYGLEGQTAESFMDTLKELVKLAPETFSLYPLAGSKTSMFKKKDSLMTTKERYQLFDVFYDYLTSNGYECESHVKFKKKNQHSTHQQKIYEYQGTPTLGLGCAARSYNEHVHYTTEYTKNSLTARKYIDEYIEKDYKDLQFCGFEMNEDENKRRTVIYAFFMGKLDPKIYFDKYGTDVWQDFHVELNALLQNDLIVIKDNEIYLTRKGRKYTDLVGFIFWSEGVASMYAPI, from the coding sequence ATGTATCCAAGTCAATTTGCTTACAGACCAATAAAAGTTGATTTTAATTGTTGGAGAAAGGTAAGGGAGGTTAATTTGTACTACCATATTCCATTTTGCAAATGGAAATGTCCTTACTGCACGTTCTTTATGACTGTTCATTATGACGATGAAGTTGCTGCTAGATATATAGATAAAGTAAATGAGCAGTTCAACTTTATCAATTCTTATTTTGAAGAACCTATGGTTGTAAAATCTATTTGTTTTGGTGGAGGGACTCCAAACAGCATTCCTGTTGATTTATACGAAAAAATATTCGATACTTTACGAAAGGCAAATGTTATCTTCCATGAAGATTTAGAGCCTTCCATGGAAGTATCCCCTGAGATTCTTGACGAGCCGTATATTAAACGATTGGCGGAAATCGGAATTAAACGATTAAGTCTTGGGGTTCAAAGTTTAGATAAGGATTTAAGAAAGAGTATCAATCGTAAGGAAAACCTAAATATCTATGATATCGTGGATATTTTGAGAAAATACAACCTGAATATTAATTTCGATGTCATGTATGGATTGGAAGGACAAACAGCAGAAAGTTTCATGGATACGTTAAAGGAATTGGTGAAATTGGCACCTGAAACTTTCTCTTTATATCCGCTGGCAGGTTCGAAGACCAGTATGTTTAAAAAGAAGGATTCTTTAATGACTACGAAAGAAAGATATCAATTATTTGACGTATTTTATGATTATTTGACCAGCAATGGTTACGAGTGTGAATCGCACGTTAAGTTTAAAAAGAAAAATCAACATTCGACACACCAGCAAAAAATCTATGAATATCAAGGGACTCCAACGTTAGGATTGGGTTGTGCTGCAAGAAGTTACAATGAACACGTGCATTACACAACAGAATACACCAAGAACAGCCTTACTGCTCGCAAATATATAGACGAATATATCGAAAAAGACTATAAAGACCTTCAATTTTGCGGATTTGAAATGAATGAAGATGAAAATAAACGAAGAACAGTGATTTATGCTTTCTTCATGGGTAAACTTGACCCAAAAATTTATTTCGACAAATACGGAACAGATGTATGGCAAGATTTTCATGTAGAGCTTAATGCTTTGCTTCAAAATGATTTAATTGTGATTAAAGATAATGAAATCTATCTCACAAGGAAAGGTCGAAAATACACTGATTTAGTAGGTTTCATTTTCTGGAGCGAAGGTGTTGCAAGCATGTATGCTCCAATATAA
- a CDS encoding 4'-phosphopantetheinyl transferase family protein: MNEVYAVKLETPIEEGRLLEFVSPARRKEIKQFSLRAERIRKLVGQLLLQFVLQNKKKIFLCPLQFIRNDWGKPSIAGLEGVHFNISHSYDCVVCGISLLPIGIDVEKVREINTNIANRFFSTEEIEYVNMKNGNERLERFFQIWTRKESYVKAVGKGLMIPLNSFNITPVKVSQLYDQNGFIYYIKDYHLKDGYKLAICSQSNEFFDDVEFITIREILDGLQAS; encoded by the coding sequence ATGAATGAGGTATATGCTGTAAAGCTGGAAACTCCTATTGAAGAGGGACGACTTTTGGAATTTGTGTCTCCTGCGAGGAGAAAGGAAATTAAGCAATTTTCGCTTCGAGCTGAACGAATACGGAAACTTGTTGGACAATTGCTCCTTCAATTTGTTTTACAAAACAAGAAAAAGATATTTCTGTGTCCATTACAATTTATTCGAAATGATTGGGGAAAGCCTTCTATTGCTGGTCTTGAGGGTGTTCATTTTAACATTTCTCATTCTTATGATTGTGTTGTTTGCGGAATCAGCTTACTTCCAATTGGTATAGATGTGGAGAAAGTCAGAGAAATAAATACAAATATTGCCAACCGCTTTTTTTCTACCGAAGAAATTGAATACGTTAATATGAAAAATGGAAATGAGCGATTGGAACGCTTTTTTCAAATTTGGACAAGAAAAGAAAGCTACGTTAAAGCAGTTGGAAAAGGATTAATGATTCCGCTTAATAGTTTTAATATAACGCCTGTGAAGGTTTCTCAACTCTATGACCAGAATGGGTTTATCTATTATATAAAAGATTATCACTTAAAAGATGGTTACAAGTTAGCCATATGTTCTCAAAGTAATGAGTTTTTTGATGATGTTGAATTCATAACAATAAGAGAAATCCTGGATGGTCTACAGGCCTCTTAA
- a CDS encoding non-ribosomal peptide synthetase, whose protein sequence is MKGHYWNKVSLIELLENKFQQYQDRTAVIYEGNSLTYRALNNRANHLAKKLRNKGIVPNDIVAICSERSLHLMVGILAIMKAGGVYLPIEATTPLERVEYMLRNSNAKLFLTYKKYQEKTSSFIPSIFLDEEINEEECENPRPCLTTPNDPLYAIYTSGTTGLPKGTVLRNNSFVNLIEWYTEEIKLDKDETTLVYTPVSFDATQKSIFSPLLTGGRLLLASSDPYDPSVILKYIQDYQVNHIIATPSSFYPILYLAEKERFETLRSLRILSLNGETINIKNLKNWLRSYNCNATVYNLYGPSECADISIARKLNPYPLLRDDEGTIIGRPIPNVNAYVLNESGQLADIGEIGELYLGGICVGNGYFDKSLNKGKFVPNPFNENEIIYKTGDLVRILEDGNIQYIGRVDNQVKIRGQRVELEEIENVALRYPGILQCTVTFDSDKNCLTLYYFSKEILNPEEIRSFLKNKLSGYSVPSFLYQVSKIPLNKNGKVDRPSLPKYIIKTETKKEEEWSELELKIKEVWKEVIYTDVKKDDIFFHVGGDSLSAYVILNGLYDVFKVKITMKEFYENPTISGLSKLIKEKLSQGASEEPKKNLEQIGANIARTLSEVDLQQIKLKYQEINQNLFETVINSNIRHEYSFPYFRKSKHGFKGKKSDIYHFVYEVVLDNTSVQEIQMMFNKLLESQVLLRTTLKEQGKEFICNEYSYSPANIDFIDISAYDEESQKKIEKLLLNEMKDSIYQNWENPQLYYRMCLLKINVTKYKLLFVFEHLISDTETGRILNEYFKSPSYSSSIVQTDDFRLFLEEIYRLNKDEKLTKYKDSSQYRSLRNEIELFYQKNPSYKKGNPIILSSPKILEIDMRTIDRKVGNIPMHYFLYICTNLLSIAFKLKKIPIRIFVNKRNYGKLNFYNTIGDFSETIPVVFDAELQSGELYYLQYKENNDYLTNNKIALKSFRDDPEIFNVIYLSCPFTYNFLGELTDEEDRYYKENASNFHSLPYPILGYCKENQMTIIINNGLKMEEVEEFEQFLKSLKISYKLTNKE, encoded by the coding sequence ATGAAAGGGCATTATTGGAATAAAGTAAGTTTAATTGAACTATTAGAAAATAAATTTCAGCAATATCAAGACCGAACAGCAGTTATATATGAAGGAAACAGCCTGACGTATCGAGCCTTAAATAATAGGGCAAATCACTTGGCAAAAAAATTAAGGAATAAAGGAATTGTTCCAAATGACATTGTTGCAATTTGTTCTGAACGATCTCTCCATTTAATGGTCGGCATCCTTGCGATTATGAAAGCAGGAGGTGTTTACCTGCCAATTGAAGCAACTACTCCTTTAGAAAGAGTAGAGTACATGCTGAGAAATAGCAACGCAAAGCTGTTTCTCACGTATAAAAAATATCAAGAAAAAACCTCTTCCTTCATTCCAAGTATTTTTTTAGATGAAGAAATCAACGAAGAAGAGTGCGAAAATCCCCGTCCCTGCTTAACAACACCCAATGACCCGCTATATGCTATTTACACATCAGGAACAACAGGTCTTCCAAAGGGAACGGTATTAAGAAATAATTCGTTTGTAAATCTGATTGAATGGTATACCGAGGAGATCAAATTAGACAAGGATGAAACCACGCTTGTCTATACTCCTGTTAGTTTTGATGCTACACAAAAAAGCATTTTTTCACCATTATTAACAGGCGGAAGATTATTGTTGGCATCTTCTGACCCTTACGACCCATCGGTTATATTAAAATACATTCAGGATTATCAAGTGAACCATATTATTGCCACGCCGAGTTCTTTTTATCCTATTTTATATTTAGCTGAAAAAGAAAGATTTGAAACCTTACGAAGTCTAAGAATTTTATCTTTAAACGGAGAAACTATCAATATCAAGAACTTAAAAAATTGGTTGCGTTCTTATAACTGCAATGCAACGGTTTACAATCTTTATGGTCCATCGGAATGTGCGGATATTTCTATTGCAAGAAAACTTAACCCATATCCGTTGCTCCGAGACGATGAAGGAACTATCATCGGCAGACCGATCCCCAATGTAAATGCCTATGTGCTAAATGAGAGCGGTCAATTAGCTGATATAGGAGAAATTGGTGAGTTGTATTTAGGCGGAATCTGCGTGGGAAACGGTTATTTCGACAAGTCCTTGAATAAAGGAAAATTCGTTCCAAATCCTTTCAATGAAAATGAAATCATTTATAAAACGGGAGATTTGGTGCGGATTTTGGAAGATGGCAACATTCAATATATTGGAAGAGTTGACAATCAGGTAAAAATAAGAGGGCAACGAGTTGAACTGGAGGAAATAGAAAACGTAGCACTTCGCTATCCAGGGATTCTTCAATGTACGGTTACTTTTGACTCTGACAAAAATTGCTTGACACTCTATTATTTTTCAAAGGAAATTTTAAATCCAGAAGAGATTCGCTCATTTTTAAAAAATAAACTTTCTGGTTATAGCGTTCCGTCGTTTTTGTATCAAGTGTCAAAGATACCATTAAACAAAAACGGAAAAGTTGACCGTCCATCTTTACCCAAATATATTATTAAGACTGAAACGAAAAAGGAAGAAGAATGGAGCGAGTTAGAATTAAAAATTAAGGAAGTATGGAAAGAAGTGATTTATACTGATGTGAAAAAAGACGATATTTTCTTTCACGTTGGTGGCGATTCTTTAAGTGCGTACGTTATTCTTAATGGTTTATACGATGTGTTTAAAGTAAAAATTACGATGAAAGAGTTTTATGAAAATCCTACAATATCAGGACTTTCAAAGCTAATCAAAGAAAAACTGTCACAAGGTGCTTCTGAAGAACCCAAGAAAAACCTCGAACAAATAGGAGCCAATATTGCTCGGACATTATCAGAAGTAGATTTGCAACAAATAAAGCTAAAATATCAGGAGATCAATCAAAATCTATTTGAAACAGTGATTAACTCCAACATCAGACATGAATATTCATTTCCTTATTTCCGAAAAAGCAAGCACGGTTTTAAGGGGAAAAAATCAGATATTTATCACTTTGTTTATGAAGTTGTTCTGGATAACACATCGGTACAAGAAATTCAAATGATGTTCAATAAACTTTTAGAAAGTCAAGTTCTCCTTAGAACCACATTAAAGGAACAGGGGAAAGAATTTATTTGTAATGAGTATTCATATTCCCCTGCGAATATAGACTTCATTGACATTAGTGCTTACGATGAAGAATCTCAAAAGAAAATAGAAAAATTACTATTGAATGAGATGAAAGATTCGATTTATCAAAATTGGGAGAACCCTCAATTATATTATCGGATGTGTTTACTAAAGATCAATGTTACAAAGTATAAACTGTTATTTGTATTTGAACATCTTATTTCAGATACAGAAACGGGAAGGATTTTGAACGAGTATTTTAAATCTCCAAGCTATAGTTCTTCTATTGTTCAGACAGATGATTTCAGGCTTTTCTTAGAAGAAATCTATAGGTTAAACAAAGACGAAAAATTGACAAAATATAAGGACTCATCTCAATATCGTTCGCTTCGGAACGAAATTGAACTCTTTTATCAGAAGAATCCATCTTACAAAAAAGGGAATCCGATAATACTGTCAAGTCCCAAAATATTAGAAATTGATATGCGAACTATTGATAGGAAAGTTGGAAATATTCCTATGCATTATTTCTTGTATATTTGCACGAATTTATTAAGTATTGCGTTCAAATTAAAGAAGATTCCAATACGAATTTTTGTAAACAAAAGGAATTATGGAAAGCTCAATTTTTACAACACTATCGGTGATTTTTCGGAAACAATTCCTGTAGTCTTTGATGCGGAACTGCAAAGCGGAGAACTATATTACCTACAATACAAAGAAAATAATGACTATTTAACGAATAACAAAATAGCGTTGAAAAGTTTCAGAGATGATCCCGAAATCTTCAATGTTATCTATTTGAGTTGTCCATTTACGTACAACTTTTTAGGAGAACTAACAGATGAAGAGGATAGGTATTACAAGGAAAATGCCTCTAATTTCCATAGCCTCCCATATCCAATATTAGGTTATTGCAAAGAAAATCAGATGACCATCATTATTAATAATGGATTAAAAATGGAGGAGGTGGAAGAGTTTGAACAATTCCTAAAGTCACTAAAAATTTCCTATAAACTTACAAACAAGGAGTGA